A single region of the Rhizobium sp. ARZ01 genome encodes:
- a CDS encoding LuxR C-terminal-related transcriptional regulator, which translates to MQCNETADLAELTDLVYGCLFGECSWQEFLDRLATTVPNGKAAFHYHDFTEPIARVPYMSGFSSSEIDQFTKHFASVNPWIPRTSLVHVGRGVTGEDLLPRNLLIKTEFYNDWLKPQAGCETAVGVTVIREPTRTFVLSTCTSSVDTALNRRAADLYTALSPHLKRMADFLRKADVTLGPGRAGLSLFDAIGTGLIYVSENRLARSLNESAKQMIAGGAPVRVTANGRLGFQLNEMTERLEYLTSRHSAHVEPHVSVVKGSDDALYRVTLIRMKSDIFLELLNGPTVAVIVEPMTATRPYVREERLMENFKLTRKETRIASGLLTGLTPKEMALADGVSYETVRTHLKSIYAKLQVNSQAALVALLMR; encoded by the coding sequence ATGCAGTGCAATGAAACGGCGGATTTGGCTGAGCTGACGGATCTCGTGTATGGCTGCCTTTTCGGCGAGTGCAGTTGGCAAGAATTTCTGGATCGCCTCGCAACAACCGTTCCGAATGGCAAGGCTGCGTTTCACTATCACGATTTCACGGAGCCGATTGCTCGTGTGCCCTATATGTCTGGCTTCAGCAGCTCGGAGATTGATCAGTTCACGAAGCACTTTGCATCGGTTAATCCCTGGATTCCCAGGACCTCACTCGTCCATGTCGGACGGGGCGTGACTGGCGAAGACCTTCTGCCGCGCAACCTCCTGATCAAAACAGAATTTTACAACGATTGGCTGAAACCGCAGGCGGGCTGCGAAACCGCCGTCGGGGTCACGGTGATCCGCGAACCAACGCGCACCTTCGTTCTTTCCACTTGCACCTCATCGGTTGACACCGCCCTCAACAGGCGGGCCGCCGACCTGTACACGGCACTGTCTCCCCATTTGAAGCGCATGGCCGATTTCCTGCGCAAGGCCGATGTCACACTGGGGCCAGGGCGGGCTGGACTGTCATTGTTTGACGCTATCGGAACCGGACTGATCTACGTTTCGGAGAATCGCCTCGCCCGCTCCCTGAACGAAAGCGCGAAGCAAATGATTGCGGGCGGCGCGCCGGTTCGCGTCACGGCGAATGGACGCCTCGGTTTTCAATTGAACGAGATGACGGAACGGCTCGAGTATTTGACATCACGTCACAGTGCTCATGTCGAGCCGCATGTTTCGGTGGTCAAGGGCAGCGACGATGCGCTCTACCGGGTGACATTGATTCGCATGAAGTCCGATATATTTCTAGAGCTTCTGAACGGACCGACGGTGGCTGTCATCGTGGAGCCTATGACAGCAACTCGCCCCTATGTGCGCGAGGAACGCCTCATGGAAAATTTCAAACTGACCCGGAAAGAGACTCGGATTGCTTCCGGCTTACTGACAGGTCTTACCCCGAAGGAAATGGCACTGGCGGATGGCGTCAGTTACGAGACGGTACGCACACATCTCAAAAGCATCTACGCGAAGCTTCAGGTGAACTCACAAGCAGCTCTCGTCGCACTGCTGATGCGGTGA
- a CDS encoding NAD(P)/FAD-dependent oxidoreductase yields MMDKRDVVIIGAGAAGMMCAIEAGKRGRRVVVIDHAKAPGEKIRISGGGRCNFTNINAGPKNFLSQNPHFCKSALARYTPRDFLGMVESHGIAWHEKTLGQLFCDHSAKDIIAMLLKEMRAVGAELRLGTEVVSVDRLQTGFRVATSDGALDTQSVVIATGGKSIPKMGATGFAYRIAEQFGLRTVETRPALVPLTLDPQSLAEHDGMPGVSVEVVATHGKAAFREAMLFTHRGLSGPAVLQISSFWREGEDILLHLQPDLDVVETLATARKTNGRQAVQTVLAEHMPRKLAQLIVKQAEVDGTLAELSGRKIEALAEHIRRWRVRPAGSEGYRTAEVTLGGVDTDDLDSRSMVVKSVPGLYFIGEAVDVTGWLGGYNFQWAWASGYAAGQAA; encoded by the coding sequence GTGATGGATAAAAGGGACGTGGTCATCATCGGTGCCGGTGCTGCCGGTATGATGTGCGCGATCGAGGCGGGCAAACGCGGGCGGCGGGTGGTCGTGATCGACCATGCGAAGGCGCCGGGCGAGAAAATACGCATCTCCGGAGGCGGGCGTTGCAATTTTACCAACATCAACGCCGGGCCGAAGAACTTCCTGTCGCAGAACCCGCATTTCTGCAAGTCGGCGCTGGCCCGCTACACGCCGCGCGACTTCCTCGGCATGGTCGAGAGTCACGGCATCGCCTGGCACGAGAAGACGCTCGGCCAGCTCTTCTGCGATCATTCGGCGAAGGACATCATCGCCATGCTTCTGAAGGAGATGCGTGCGGTCGGCGCAGAATTGCGGCTTGGCACCGAGGTGGTCTCTGTCGATCGGTTGCAGACAGGTTTCCGGGTCGCCACGAGCGATGGTGCGCTGGATACCCAATCGGTTGTGATCGCCACTGGAGGCAAGTCGATCCCGAAGATGGGTGCGACCGGGTTTGCCTATCGCATCGCCGAGCAGTTCGGATTGCGCACCGTCGAGACCCGGCCGGCGCTCGTGCCGCTGACGCTCGATCCACAGTCGCTGGCTGAACACGATGGCATGCCGGGCGTCTCGGTTGAAGTGGTTGCCACCCACGGAAAGGCTGCGTTCCGGGAGGCCATGCTATTCACGCATCGGGGCCTGAGCGGGCCAGCGGTTCTGCAAATCTCCTCCTTTTGGCGGGAGGGCGAGGACATATTGCTACATCTGCAGCCTGACCTGGATGTCGTCGAAACGCTCGCCACAGCGCGCAAGACCAATGGCAGGCAGGCCGTCCAGACGGTGCTGGCAGAGCATATGCCGCGCAAGCTGGCGCAACTGATTGTCAAGCAGGCAGAGGTCGACGGCACATTGGCGGAGCTCTCCGGCCGCAAGATCGAGGCGCTCGCCGAGCACATCCGCCGCTGGCGCGTCCGGCCAGCCGGATCCGAGGGCTACCGTACGGCCGAGGTCACACTCGGCGGCGTGGACACCGACGATCTCGATTCCCGCAGCATGGTGGTGAAGTCCGTTCCCGGCCTTTATTTCATCGGCGAGGCGGTCGACGTGACCGGCTGGCTCGGCGGATACAATTTTCAATGGGCGTGGGCTTCTGGGTATGCGGCTGGCCAGGCCGCCTGA
- a CDS encoding glutamine synthetase family protein: protein MPSKKTVATTVQKASRSSKIPPALTAPRGVKTWREAVDWLKFRGIEDIECITPDLAGVPRGKMMPSSKFTSNTSLALPSAVYRHTISGEYPEETGQFRYEPRDSDLKLVPDLSTLSVVPWETDPTAQLICDVVGSSGESVPYAPRNVLKNVVNMYEERGWRPVVAPEIEFYLVAMNDDPDYPLHPPKGRSGRTILGGQGYSIAGINEFDELIDDIYHFSEKQGLEIDTLIHEEGPAQLEINLRHGDPIELADQVFMFKRTIREAALNHGIYATFMAKPMQGQAGSAMHIHQSVVDIKTGKNVFSNPDGSPSKEFFHFIGGMQNYVPKTLVMMAPYVNSYRRLTPDMSAPVNNAWGYDNRTTAFRIPVSDANARRVENRLPSSDANPYLALAASLGCGLLGIMNGIEPTKPTDESANEGSIDLPRGLLEAVSLLESDPELAKVLDPEFIGLYAGVKRGEFETFMQVISPWEREFLLLHV, encoded by the coding sequence ATGCCCTCAAAAAAGACCGTTGCCACTACAGTTCAGAAAGCCAGCCGTTCCTCCAAAATTCCTCCCGCCCTCACCGCCCCGCGCGGCGTGAAGACGTGGAGAGAGGCCGTCGACTGGCTCAAGTTCCGAGGCATCGAAGATATTGAGTGCATCACCCCGGACCTTGCCGGGGTGCCACGCGGCAAGATGATGCCGTCATCGAAGTTCACATCCAATACCTCGCTTGCCCTCCCCTCCGCCGTTTACCGCCACACCATTTCAGGCGAGTATCCGGAAGAGACAGGACAGTTCCGCTATGAACCGCGCGACAGCGATCTCAAGCTCGTTCCCGATCTCTCCACGCTGAGCGTCGTACCGTGGGAAACCGACCCTACCGCGCAGTTGATCTGCGACGTCGTCGGCTCGTCCGGCGAAAGTGTGCCCTATGCACCGCGCAACGTCCTGAAGAACGTGGTGAACATGTACGAAGAGCGCGGCTGGCGCCCCGTCGTGGCACCGGAGATCGAATTCTATCTCGTCGCCATGAATGACGACCCGGACTATCCGCTGCACCCGCCGAAAGGCCGCTCAGGCCGCACTATTCTCGGCGGCCAGGGCTATTCGATCGCCGGCATCAACGAGTTCGACGAACTGATCGACGACATCTATCACTTCTCCGAAAAGCAGGGGCTGGAGATCGATACCCTAATCCACGAGGAAGGGCCGGCCCAGCTCGAGATCAACCTTCGCCACGGCGACCCGATCGAGCTTGCCGACCAGGTCTTCATGTTCAAACGGACGATCCGGGAGGCGGCGCTCAACCACGGCATCTATGCCACCTTCATGGCCAAGCCGATGCAGGGCCAGGCCGGCTCGGCGATGCACATCCATCAGTCGGTGGTAGATATCAAGACGGGCAAGAACGTCTTCTCCAACCCTGACGGGTCGCCCTCGAAGGAATTCTTCCACTTCATCGGCGGCATGCAGAACTACGTGCCGAAGACGCTGGTGATGATGGCGCCTTATGTGAACTCCTATCGCCGCCTGACGCCGGACATGTCGGCACCGGTCAACAATGCCTGGGGCTACGACAACCGGACCACGGCATTCCGCATCCCGGTCTCGGACGCAAATGCCCGTCGCGTCGAAAATCGCCTGCCGAGCTCGGATGCCAATCCGTATCTCGCACTTGCCGCTTCGCTCGGTTGCGGCCTGCTCGGTATCATGAACGGGATAGAGCCGACGAAGCCGACCGACGAATCCGCAAATGAAGGTTCAATCGACCTTCCGCGCGGCCTCCTTGAAGCCGTTTCGTTGCTCGAATCCGATCCGGAA